Genomic window (Alteromonas pelagimontana):
CCGGCTCCGGACATCGTAGGCCCATTGCATCAAGCTGATAGTTGGCATGTGCAAACGCTTCCGAGTTTGAGGCATCAGATGCCATAGTTTTCTCTGTAGCGATTGATAGCTGAGATAGCATCTCGATGACTGTCCGATTCTTGCAGGTAGGCAACGACATCTGCTAATGAAACAATCGACACCACTTGTGTATTAAAATCTCGTTCCACTTCCTGAATAGCAGAAAGGTTACCTTGACCCCGTTCCTGGCGATCAAGTGCGATAAGCACGCCCGCCAATGACGCTTCATTTTTTTCAATTAAAGCCATTGATTCACGAATAGCCGTACCTGCGGTAATTACATCATCTACCAGCATCACCCGTCCAGCGAGAGGGCTTCCTACCAAGTTTCCGCCTTCGCCGTGAGTTTTCGCTTCTTTGCGATTAAAGCAATATGGCGTATCCACGGCATATTGATCAGCTAGTGCAACGGCTGTAGTAGTGGCAATAGGAATACCTTTATAAGCCGGACCAAATAATACATCAAAAGCTATCCCTGAATCCATCAACGCAGCGGCGTAATAACGCCCCAGCTTCGCCAGATCACCGCCACGATTAAACAAACCCGCATTAAAAAAATACGGGCTTTTGCGGCCGGATTTTAAAGTGAATTCACCAAACTTCAACACCTCACGGGCAATAGCAAATTCTATAAATTCACGTTGGAAATCCTTCATTAATTCTCCCTACGCCAGTGCAGCTTTCTGGATGTCAAACAGCTCCCGTAGCCCTTGTCTGGCAATTTCTAACATTTCGTTCATTTCGTCGAAGGAAAAAGGTTCAGCTTCCGCTGTGCCTTGCACTTCAATCAGATGGCCAGTTTCTGTCATAACCACGTTCATATCAGTGTCTGCTACCGAATCTTCAATATATTCCAAATCGGCAATTGGCGTTCCTTTGTAAATACCCACAGACAACGCTGCAACCATATGCTTGAGGGGATTCGTTTTTAAAATGCCTTTAGCGCGCATATATGTTAGCGCGTCCACCATCGCGACACAGGCACCGGTAATGGAAGCGGTTCGCGTGCCACCGTCGGCTTGAATAACATCGCAATCTAAAGTAATTGTGTTTTCACCCAGCATTTTTAAATCTACCGCTGCACGCAGTGACCGCGCGATTAGGCGCTGAATCTCTAATGTTCTTCCACCTTGTTTGCCTCTTGCAGCTTCACGCTGGCTGCGGGTATGCGTGGCCCGAGGCAGCATGCTGTACTCTGCAGTTATCCAGCCTTTACCTTGCCCTTTCATAAAGCGCGGGACGCCTTCTTCAACGGTGGCGTTACACAACACTTTTGTATTACCAAACTCCACTAACACCGATCCTTCAGCATGACAGGTAAAGTTGCGAGTAATGGTAACCGGACGAATTTGACTGGCAGTTCTGCCGCTTGGACGCATGGAGATCTCCTGATTTAGATTATGCTTTTGCTGCGCGGGAAAAATTAGGCGCAAGTATAGCGCACTTGACAGGTTAAGTTGAATTACATCAGCGCAATCCACCAGAGGATTCTATCATTTTTAATTATCTCACCTACGCTTGTAAACAGATGAAGCAATTGAAAAGACGTCAGGGGATCTGTTTTCACTGAAGCTATGATAGGTTACAAATGAAGATAATCCGAAAGCCTACGCTATCGCTATTTAGATAAGGTAGTATGGATAACTGTGTTTTAGCCGTTCCACATACAATTATTGGAAAATCAAATGATCTACAGTATGACCGCGTTTGCGCGCAGCGAAGTAAAGAAAGATTGGGGTTCAGCCGTTTGGGAAGTACGCTCCGTCAATCAACGGTTTCTGGAAACTTACTTTCGCTTGCCCGAACAGTTTCGCTCCTTGGAGCCGGTTTTACGGGAGCGGTTTCGCAAAAGGCTGCAACGAGGCAAAGTGGAGTGCGCTCTGCGTTTTACCGCCAGCGATACCGCTACCTCCACACTCACGCTAAATGAAAATTTGGCGAAGCAGGTTTTACACGCTGCTGATTGGGTACAATCGCACGGCCAGTC
Coding sequences:
- the pyrE gene encoding orotate phosphoribosyltransferase codes for the protein MKDFQREFIEFAIAREVLKFGEFTLKSGRKSPYFFNAGLFNRGGDLAKLGRYYAAALMDSGIAFDVLFGPAYKGIPIATTTAVALADQYAVDTPYCFNRKEAKTHGEGGNLVGSPLAGRVMLVDDVITAGTAIRESMALIEKNEASLAGVLIALDRQERGQGNLSAIQEVERDFNTQVVSIVSLADVVAYLQESDSHRDAISAINRYRENYGI
- the rph gene encoding ribonuclease PH, with product MRPSGRTASQIRPVTITRNFTCHAEGSVLVEFGNTKVLCNATVEEGVPRFMKGQGKGWITAEYSMLPRATHTRSQREAARGKQGGRTLEIQRLIARSLRAAVDLKMLGENTITLDCDVIQADGGTRTASITGACVAMVDALTYMRAKGILKTNPLKHMVAALSVGIYKGTPIADLEYIEDSVADTDMNVVMTETGHLIEVQGTAEAEPFSFDEMNEMLEIARQGLRELFDIQKAALA